The following nucleotide sequence is from Clostridiisalibacter paucivorans DSM 22131.
TGTGGGATAATGGCGATGGACTGATAGAAAAGGTAGAATTATTTGATGTATATAAAGGAAAACAAGTACCCGAGGGCAAGAAAAGTGTAGCGTATTCTATAAAATATAGGTCTTATAAAAAGACATTGACTGATGAAGAGGTTACAAAGGTACATGATAAGATAATAAATGAATTGTCTCAAAGGTTAAATGCTGTATTGAGATAATATGTAATTTAAGGCACAGTGGTTTTTATGACTATTGTGCCTTAAATTATAATTAAATTGTTGATATAATTATAATTAAAGATTTGATATTTTTGCAGGAAAAGGACTTAAGAAGCAGAAGTATATATGTATAAATGTAGAAGGAGTGTGTAAACCGTATGACTGAAAAAAGAAAAGTCATGATTAAAATAAATGGACAAGAGTATACGGTGATAGGGGAAGAGTCCGAGGAATATATTAAGCATTTAGCTAAATATGTAGATGAAAAGGTAAAAAATATATTAGAAAATAATAAAAAGATAGGTAATACCATGGGGGGTATATTAGCAGCATTCACCATCACTGATGAATACTATAAAACGTATAAGGAATATGAAGAATTTAAGGAGTCAGTTCAAGAAAAACTAAATGAATTAGAAAATATAAAGGCAGAGTATAATACAAATAAAGATAAGATAGATAGATTGTCAGAGCATTGTGAAGAATATATAGATGAAATTAAAGAACTTAAAAGAGATAAACAAAAAAAGGAAAAGCAAGTAAAAAGATTTAAGGAATCATTAAATATAAAAGGAAAAGAATTGGAAGAATCTCAAAATATGATAAATAAACTTCAAGATAAACTTTTTCAAAACCAAATAGAGTTAGTTCAAGTAAAGAAAGAATTAGAAGAATTAAA
It contains:
- the zapA gene encoding cell division protein ZapA is translated as MTEKRKVMIKINGQEYTVIGEESEEYIKHLAKYVDEKVKNILENNKKIGNTMGGILAAFTITDEYYKTYKEYEEFKESVQEKLNELENIKAEYNTNKDKIDRLSEHCEEYIDEIKELKRDKQKKEKQVKRFKESLNIKGKELEESQNMINKLQDKLFQNQIELVQVKKELEELKKNLDR